One window from the genome of Cyprinus carpio isolate SPL01 chromosome B1, ASM1834038v1, whole genome shotgun sequence encodes:
- the LOC109048101 gene encoding transcription factor LBX1b-like: protein MTTTKVVKVCEAMESHGLNPLDQLPPPASSNKALTPFSIADILSKPTVKRTPRIYRLPASERPRKSITVSRQTLVIQTSPLCALQELASKTFKGLESGVLQAAEGRDGLTLFGQRDSPKKRRKSRTAFTNHQLYELEKRFLHQKYLSPADRDQISHQLGLTNAQVITWFQNRRAKLKRDLEEMKADVESVRSTGVVPLDKIAKLADLERCAVGATGHTGPECSPRLGHEYKSAHKLCLSPMSSLSDHTSQDYSGDEEEEIDVDV, encoded by the exons ATGACGACCACCAAAGTTGTCAAAGTCTGTGAGGCTATGGAGAGCCATGGGCTGAACCCCCTGGACCAGCTTCCGCCACCCGCGAGTTCCAACAAGGCCTTAACCCCCTTCAGCATCGCAGACATCCTCAGCAAGCCGACTGTCAAACGAACTCCCAGGATTTACCGGCTTCCAGCATCAGAGAGACCCCGGAAGAGCATCACTGTATCACGGCAGACTCTCGTCATTCAAACATCGCCTCTGTGCGCTCTTCAGGAGCTGGCCAGCAAAACGTTCAAAGGTCTCGAATCAGGTGTACTCCAAGCAGCAGAAG GAAGGGATGGGTTGACTCTGTTTGGTCAAAGGGACAGTCCCAAAAAGCGCCGAAAATCTAGGACGGCCTTCACTAATCACCAGTTATATGAACTAGAGAAAAGGTTTCTCCATCAAAAATACTTGTCACCCGCTGACAGAGACCAAATTTCCCATCAGCTGGGGCTGACAAATGCGCAGGTTATAACCTGGTTTCAGAATCGACGCGCGAAACTAAAGCGAGATCTGGAGGAGATGAAGGCGGACGTGGAGTCGGTCAGATCCACAGGTGTAGTGCCTCTGGATAAAATCGCTAAACTGGCCGATCTGGAGAGGTGTGCAGTTGGAGCCACGGGGCATACAGGTCCTGAGTGCTCGCCACGGCTGGGTCACGAGTACAAGAGTGCGCACAAATTATGTCTGTCCCCCATGTCGTCTCTCTCAGACCACACAAGTCAAGACTACTCCGGGGACGAAGAAGAGGAAATAGACGTCGATGTCTGA